The segment CATCCAGGAGAGTGTTTTGTGTTAGTTttcatttagttattttaaaatacaagagTAAAGATTGAATTTCATggtaaaatataagttaaaatatatttttttttaaaggacaGATTTAGACATGAGATTGGATAAATTTAGTGAACAACTTTCATATCATTGGGAAAAATTCAATTCTTGAAACATTGTAGATGAATggtaaaacttttaattttagtttttaaaaggcACTTAATAGTATTACTTAAGATTATATTTGGAAAAAATGATAAACCTATTTAGTAATTTGAAATGAGACTTATAGATGTAGTATAGAATCTCGCTTAGTACGCAAATCTAAAACATCCATGTTGCATATGTTGTGTTCCTAAAATGAAATTGTTGGCTGTTGGTAAGTCGTTTCATTGTTGCTTTTTTATAGAATGGCATCAAGAAGGCAttggaaaataattaaaaacaaaataaatgtatatttgaTAGATGTTGTTACTTTTAGTGATTAATTACTGCTAGTGAATCAATAAACCAATTAGTACAgtgtaaataaaacaaaattggaTGAAAAAAAATGGTTATATATGAATAGTACTAGTATCATTATAATGCATTTATAAATGTtcgttaatattttatatttttcaatatttgaaTTAGGAGCTTATTTCATCACTAATGTTGCAGGTAGAATACTGTTGTTTTGAGTCTTTGGAAAAACAACTGCTAAAAAGATTTTGTATTCAGTTTAGAAGTGAGTATTTTTGAAGGTTATAAACTTTCAGAGCTTGCTAAGGATAGTGTAACTTTTTATGTATGATTATAAGGTTGTTATgatcttccttttttttttttgtgcattttttatgtttatgtagacTTGTTCTTCTTTAAGGACATTTGTTTTGTGAATCTACTTTATGACTCTTTTGCATGTTTTGTTCCTTTATGCATAGTGAAACTATTCTGTTTAAGGTTAATCTCTTTTCTATTCTAAGTTGAATTATGTTATTTGTATGTCAAAAAAACATATGTGAATCTTCTTTGAAGCAATGGATAAGTCATGGATTAAGCAGCCACACACATCGACTGAATATGATCAAGGGATAAAgggatttattatttttgcctTTCGAGATGAATTAGAAAATGGTGAAATAATATGCCCTTGTAAATGTTGTGGTTTCAAAAAACCGCAGAGTAGAAGTATAATGTACGATCACTTAAAGTGTAAACCATTTCCAAAGGAATACACCATTTGGATACATCATGAAGAGTCCATAGGAGAAACTAGTACTATCCCACCTAGTAATGTTTCAAATATAGTACAAGACACAGTTGTCGTTGATGATCATATGCAGAACATGATCAATGATGCTTTTGGAGTCGAAGATCCAACAAACGAAGTACCCATTGAATCAAATGCAAAGATTGATCAGAATGAAGATATGGTGCCAAAGGCAAGTCAGCAAAGGTATGAAGAGACCAAAGAGTACTATGAATTAAGTAGAGAGGGAGAACAACCTTTGTATGAAGGGTGTGTTAAATATTCAAGATTATCTTTTTTGGTAAAATTGTGTCATATCAAATGCTTATGTGGAATGACTAATAAAGCCATGACAATGGTTTTAGAGTTATTAAAAGATGCATTTGAAATTGCAAATATACCAAATTCATTCTATGAAGCCAAGAAAACAATCACCAAGCTtggtttaaattatgaaaagatCCCTGTTTGTCCGAATAATTGTATGCTTTATTGGGGTAATAAGGAAGATGAAGAGAGGGAGAACTGTAAAATTTGCAACACTTCCAAATGGAAATCAAAAGCAAAAGTTGGTGCAATTGGAGTGTCTGGTGATGGCAATAATCGAAAGAAAATTCCTGCAAAAGTTCTTCGTTATTTTCCATTAAAACCACggttacaaatattatttttgtcatcAAAGTCGGCCGAGGATATGAGATGGCATGCAATTGATAGTAAGAACGATGGAATGTTGAGGCATCCTAGAGTTTCTGACGCTTGGAAACATTTTGACTTGACACACACTTGGTTTGCGTCAGACCCGCGAAATATGAGACTTGCATTGGCTAGTGATGGTTTTAATCCTTTTGGTATGATGAGTACAAATTATAGTATTTGGCCAGTTATTATCATTCCATACAACACTCCTCCATGGGTGTGCATGAAAGATACATCTTTTATAATGTCAATGATAATTCCCGGTAAAAAAATGCCAGGAAATGATATTGATGTCTACTTACAACCTATTGTCAAAGAATTAAAGGAGTTATGGGAAACATGTGTCGATACATatgattctttaaaaaaaaaaaaggtatgaAGAGGCCAAAGAGTACTATGAATTAAGTAGAGAAGGAGAAAAACCTTTGTATGAAGGGTGTGTTAAATATTCAAGACTATCTTTTTTGGTAAAGTTGTATCACATCAAATGTTTATGTGGAATGACTAATAAAGCCATGACAATGGTTTTAGAGTTATTAAAAGATGCATTTGAATTTGCAAATATACCAAATTCATTCTATGAAGCCAAGAAAACAATCACCAAGCTtggtttaaattatgaaaaaatccCTGTTTGTCCGAATAATTGTATGCTTTATTGGGGTAATAAGGAAGATGAAGAAAGGGAGACCTGCAAAATTTGTAATACTTCGAAATGGAAATCAAAAGCAAAAGTTGGTGCAGTTGGAGTGTCTGGTGATGGCAATAATCGAAAGAAAGTTCCTGCAAAAGTTCTTCGCTATTTTCCATTAAAACCACGGTTACAAAGATTATTTTTGTCGTCAAAGTCGGCCGAGGATATGAGATGGCATGCAAATGATAGTAAGAATGATGGAATGTTGAGGCATCCTAGAGATTCTGAAGCATGGAAACATTTTGACTTGACACACCCTTGGTTTGCATCAGACCCGCGAAATGTGCGTCTTGCATTAGCTAGTGATGGTTTTAATCCTTTTGGTATGATGAGTACAAATTATAGTATTTGGCCAGTTATTCTCATTCCATACAACACTCCTCCATGGGTGTGCATGAAACATACATCTTTTATAATGTCAATGATAATTCCCGGTAAAAAAATGCCAGGAAATGATATTGATGTCTATTTACAACCTCTAGTAAAAGAATTAAAGGAGTTATGGACAACAGGTGTCGATACAtacgattcttttaaaaaagagaTGTTCACATTACATGCAACTTTGATGTGGACAATTAGTGATTTTCCAGGGCTGGGTACACTTTCTGGGTGGAACACTTACACTGGACTTGCTTGCCCATCGTGTAACATGGACTCTACTCCTCGTCGTCTTCCACATAGCAAAAAATGGTGTTTTATGGGTCATCGTCGTTTTCTTGATCAGAGACATAGATTTAGATTGAACAAGGTTCGCTTTGATGGTCAACAAGATATGCGTGGTCCACCTAAAATGTTATCTGGGCTTCAAATTCTTGAACAGGTTCAAAATATTGATGTCACATTTGGTAGAAAGCCAGATAAAGAAAGGTCGGGAAAAAGAATACGTGGTGGACGACCTACACAAGGTGTCAATCAacaatggaaaaagaaaagcATATTCTTTGAACTTCCATATTGGAAGGATAATCTTCTGCGCCATAATCTTGAcatgatgcatattgagaaaactGTGTGTGATAATATCATATTTACTTTGCTAAATGATAACACAAAAAGTAAAGGTCATCTTAATGCAAGAAAAGACCTTAAAGCTACGGGTATAAGACCTGACCTTTGGCccaatgaaaatggaagaattTCTCCAGCAGTCTTTACTCTGACTACTAATGATAAGAagagatttttaacaactttaaagAATATCATTGTGCCTGATGGTTATTCGAGCAACATTTCTAGATGCATTGACATGGAAAATCTTAAGTTGAATGGAATGTTGAAGAGTCATGATTGTCACATATTGATGGAACAACTTCTATCGTTAGCCATTCGAACATTACCTGATGATGTTTCAGCTATATTGATTGAGTTTTGCTCACTTTTTAGACAATTATGCAGTAAAGTATTGAATGTTGATGATTTGGAAAAATTGCAAAATCATATTGTCCTTACTTTATGCCACATGGAAATGATATTTCCTCCCTCATTTTTCACTGTTATGGTTCACTTGGTTGTTCACCTTGTTGAAGAAGTTAAACTTGGAGGTCCTGTTCATTATCGATGGATGTATCCTGTTGAAAGGTAAAATATGTGTGATCTTGTTCCTTCAATAATTAGTAGTTGACAATTTTGTTCTAACTAATATTATCGTGGTTCAATAATAGGTACTTAGGACAACTTAAATCGTATGTACGTAATAAAGCACGATCAGAAGGGTCTATTGCAGAAGGATACCTTGTACAAGAGATTCTTGCATTTTGTTCAAGATATCTAAAAAACAGTGAGACTAGATGGAATCAACTTGGTCGTGTAGATGATGAGCCTATTAATGAGATACAAACTGACTCACGTGTAGCTGAATTATTTCCTAGAGTTGGAAAATATGTTGGTGGATCTTCATACTACACCCTTACGCCAATTGACAAGTTACAGACTCAGACACATTTTAACAAACTGCATCATAGTTGACTACTATCTAAGGTAAgtaattttattctatttgtattatttaccaataattttttttttctatacatCTAATTTGAAATAACCAAATAGGCAATATAGAAGTATTATTCAAAGCCAAATGAGGAGTGGTGCAATGAGTGCTTCTGAGGTACGCAAGAAGGTTCATAGAGAGTTTCCTCATTGGTTTTGCAACTGTGTTAGTGTTCATGGCAAAATTGGTGATTGAGTTGCTTTGGTTTTTAATAAGAATGTGactaattgtatattttatggTGTTTAGATTTGCAACAATCTCGACAACTTTAGTGGATATGATAAAAATGTTCTCGTTAGTCTTGCCCAAGGTCCTTCTAATAAAGTTAGAAGGTTCACTGCATTTAATGTCAATGGTTTCAAATTTCGAACATTGGCACGagacaatttattaaaaactcaaaataggGGAGTTTTTGGCATGTTCGGAACACAAAGTTACTCAAGCAATAGTGATGCCCAAATGAGATTTGGAGGGGTTCCTTACTATGGAAGATTGATAGATATCATTGAGCTTTCCTATGATGGCTTCAAAGTGCCCATGTTTAAATGCAAATGGGCGAATACCACAAATCCAAGAGGCATTAAGACGGATAAGCTGAGTTTTACCTCTATAAATTTTGCAAGACTAATACATACTggagagcatgaagatgatgagCCATACATTAAAGCGTCAGAAGCTCAAATGGTTTATTATATGGATGATGAAAAGGAACAAGGATGGAGCGTACCTATTCATTTAATGCCAAGAGACTTGTATGACATGGGTGGAGATGATGAAATTATGGCACCCATTGAACCATACCCATCTCAAAATTTggaacaaattttttttctaatgaaACCACACATATACAATTGGCAAGAATGGCTACATATGATGATCCTGAAACTTCAACTTTTAATGACCATTTTGATGACAACAATCATGATATGAATTTATGATTGTTAATAATCCTAGTTTGTTGTTTATGATATGGTATTCTTCAatctatgttatttttttactactcttttttattgttgtgtttaatgtgctcatttttgttattatgtTCGTTTTTGTGTTAGGCATAATTATGATTGTCATCTTTGAAAATCCTACTTGTTTAGCTATTTGCATCAGTCTAACTTGGTTGTCATCAATGTTTGCAGTGTAAGTGTATTTGGAGTCTTAATCTTGTGAACAAAATAGAATCATCATATGAGGATATTCGACGCAAAACAAtggaagagaataaaaaaaggaTGGAGGCTCTCAATCTAACTCATCTCTCTCAATCCCTTCACAAATCTTCTTATGCCATTTCAGAAACCTCACCGGTtagtaataactaaaaataCTGACAATATAAGATGTTTCTTATTCGTATTAtgtgttgatttttatttatttacatggATAATAAATGATTGTAGCGTTTCACGAAGGGCTGCTCGAGACTTATACTACCTAGAGTTCTTGAAGTAGCCAAAATGAAGCACCTGCGGAGACATAATTTACAACCAATAGTCCAAACGACAAGTCTGCCACTTACCCAAGTGACAACACTGCCACTATTGCAACCGATAGAACCACTACCATCTCCGATGACAGCACCACCAACTGTAGTGCAACCGACAAATCCACCACTTTCTCAAGCACCACCTTCTCAAGCAACAACATTGCCATAAGCGCAAACGATAAAACCACATCCTTCTCTGGTGACAACACCACCAACTACAGAAGAAACAATTTTCTAAGAGACATCCTCTCACTCTGAAGATGTGGTAGAAGATGAGCCATAAATTTCTCAAAAACGGAATTCTACATATTGGGATTTAGAAGTTATTAGTATGTTATCTaatgtataattatatttataaaatttaattgttttacttGATTGCAATATGACATATTTCGTTGAATTATGTATTAGATGAGGCGGGACATATTTCGAAGACACACTTAAGGGTATCAGACGTGCTTGAAGCTCTTCCAAATGTTAGTAGAATAATAACTAGATGGAATTCAACTGGGCAACCAGTAGGATCAGTTGCTGGTTTGTTAGGCGGTTTTTTTGGTTGAAATTGCAAGGAAGTTTAAGGATTTTCCTATAATGTACGACAATGGAAACTAGTTCCTTCGAAAAGAAAAGATgaaatttttaaggataaaatacAGGTATGAATGATATACAATtgaatattctttatttattgttttgattgtaaactaactttttttaatgattattctagtcaaaatttgttgttgatgatggagacaacaaaaaatatatcctTACGAGCCTTAGAAAGGAATGGTGAGATGCACGATGTAGgttgtttaagaaattttataagTGGGATCTTTCTTTGGAGGAAAACCTACAAAATTATCCAAAGTGGGATCTTTTGTTACATTGTCATTTGTTTTCTACTGTTTAGTTTTCTAATGTCATTTGTTATCATTGCAGGAGAAAGCTGATAAAAATGCTGCAAATAGAGAAAAGCTAACGATCCTTCATACATTAGGCTCTAAGACGCTTGCAAGGAAGAGGGATGAGTTGGTATGATTCACTCAATCTACTATTGATTGCATACTTAATTGAACAAGTACTTATTACATGTATTTACTTGTAGGAACTGAGAGATGGTCGAAAATACAGTAGGGGTGAAATGTATTCAATTTGTCATAAAATGTTTGATAGGTCATTTGTCAGTGACGAGGCCAAGGAAAAATCTGTAAGTGTAAATAATAGAAGTGTTATGTGATTGTAACTATTTCTTATTGACCACTTTATAAATCAAAGATGCAACTGTTAGTTTTGGTAATAGTGAGTTGCAAAGCTATAAAGTTTCTTATTTGGTTGGTAATAGTGAGTTGCAAAGTTAGACATTTATGTTGCAAAGAGGAATTTATTTTGCTTCATATGTTTGCGCAGGAACAATTGCAAGCTGAAATTGGGAAGACTCCTTCTCCAAATGAAGCATTTGTTAATGTATTTGGAAAAGAACATCCAGGATATGTCCGTTGTATGGGACTTGGAATAACACCGTCTGAAATTACTACATCTACTTCTCACTCTGTAAGATCAATGTCTTCATCAGAAGCTAATGAAAAGATGGAGAAAATGCAAGCTGAAATCGATAGGCTAAAGAAAAGGGATGCTGAAGTTGATATGTTAAAGAAGCAAATTGCTTTCTTGTTGCAAATGCAAAATTCTATAGAAAACGggtaaaattgttttcatagcaaacatatttaaaaaatcatgtgAGAACTGTTTGTCCTTAGTTAAAAATATCGATTGTGTAATGTTTGATTCTAGATATATAAGAAATTTGGTTAATTAgtatttgacaatatttatcaatattcattgaggttaataaatacttttttttcagGCAACAGATATAGAATCACTAATAGATGGTAGACGTTCAGCTGAGTCTAGCCACTAACCTGATGATCGTGGAACAACATCATTAGGGACTTTTTAGATATTTGGATAAACTTCTATGTTTGATTGagttattttgtatatttagtcactccactaatgttttgaatatttaaattactttatttattgttttagttaacttcaatgtatgaattagtgttatttcttttgaaaaaagttatataaattggatttaggtacaacttttatataattatgtatttaaattatttggatGATATTTATGaagattttgtattttaattaataaaaaataggaaaaaattatgtcatattttttttattttaaattattaggtttgcgacggttcaaacTGCCTCCAAATAAATATAGCGACGATTGATAACTGTCGcagttttttaaaaacaaataaacttgAGTGTGTTTAGCGACGGTTTTAACCGTCGCAAACTGTAGATAGAGGCGGTTAGGAACCGTCACAAATGTTGCCGACGGTTGGAACGCTGGTTTTTGGAACCATTGCAAACAGGCCTCGCGACTCACGAATCTGCGACAGTTGCAGAACCGTCACAATCATCTTTTGGAGGCGGTTATAACCGCCGCAGATGTCCCTTACAACTGCcgcaaatcaattttttttttcttgtagtgtataTTCCAAGACCTAACACTCAAGGAAAGAGGATATGAAGGATTTAGAGGAAATCAGAAAGGTAAGATCATAAACATTGCTACAGTAGGTAATGGCTATTTATCCTCTATTAAATATGTTCTACTTGTAAAAGGATTAATGCATAACCTATCGAACATAAGTGAATTAAGCGACAATGGTTATGATGCTGTCTTCAATCAAAATTCATATAATGCTATTAGTCAAACAAATGGATCCATACTATTTATAGGGTCAGAGGAAAAATAACATTCATAAGGATGGTGGATCTGACATAAAATATTAGGACATGTCAACTTGATATTAATATCAAAGTTATATAGTCTAAATCTAGTAAGAGGACTGCCAAttctaaattataaatcaaatgTTCTTTGTGAGGCATgtcaaaaaggaaaacaaacaaaatcattGTTTGCTTCAAGGAGTGTTATGGTCATTTCTAGACAACTTGAACTTTTGCACATTGATTTAATTGATCCTGTAAGGACACCCTCTGTAGGTGGTAAGAAGTATAGACTTGTTATTATTGATGACCATTCTAAATGGACATATGCAAAATTTCTTAAACACAAGGATGAGTCACAAAGTCTCCACTACTTTATGCAAACAAGTGCAAAATGAAGAATATttctttatcacaataattcgtAGTGATAATGGtggtgaatttaaaaataaaactttgaaaACTTTTGTGAACAGAATGataatttacataatttttcttCTCCTAGAACATCTTAACAAAATGTTCTAGGAGGAGGAGTAGTAGAggagtagtagtagtagtagtagtattaaattcaacataatttaaaaatagtctaAATTTCTCCATCAATCAAGTAGTAGTAGAGTATCATTTTCATGAAGATTAATGAAGCTAAGttctaaattttttgaaatctaTAATCTAGTTTTAATTAATCAAGATCTAAAGTAACAAGTAACAAATAAACATCTTTGGTTGATAGTTATAAGTAAAATAAGATCAAATATGCAATGATATGATGACAGAAAATTTGTCTAAGATTCATAGGATATAGAGTAATTAAAGATAtaatttagttataaaatttatatgctTCACTATGTTCATACTACAAATTGAATCATATGGCATTAATGACACAATCATGatttttattggattaaatgTTGTTCCTAGCACATAGACACAGAAAAACACAGCCGCCATTtctccattttatttaaattaatgatttttacacaaatttagttttcttttatattttcttatttgtaattttgttgGTTGAGTATGGCGTATTTTGCTTTCCTGACTTGGTGCGGTGCATTTTGGTTTTCCTATCTTGGTGCGGTGCATTTTGGTTTCCCTATCTTGGTGCGGTGTTCACTTTTTGTTCAGATTGACAAAGTAGTTTcgatcaattaaaaattttaataaatgactTTGGCGTCGTCAACATTACAAATTCGAAGACATAATTATTCCAAGCACTTGAATTTTGTCATATATAAAGGTATCTTTCTGTTTTGCACTATTAACTTATGTGTTGTGAGTTTGTTCACAGAttcatcctttttatttttagcaAACTTGAATTTGTATACAACAATGTACTCTATAATTTGATTCGATGAATATGGTTTCCTTTAGAGTAAAAAAGTTGTTCCTAGCCATTTAACATCAATATCTTTTGTGTTATATTCACTATATCCatattaaatcaagtaattccaactttttcctttttcaagttcaaaagACTAGCCATAGAACTTAAATGGTCAAATAAGAATTCAAGACAACAGTAAAACAACTTGTTTAAGAGGAAGCTAAACACACAACAACATACTAACTTATGGACTTCATTTATAATCCCATTGATCCATAACTACAAAGAGTTTTAACTCATATATATTGAGCTTAGGGAATAACATGTAAATGAAAGCTAACACTAAGGAGCTCATTACAATCGAGTTTAATGAATTAAGGATGAAGAAAAGATAATAATACAAACCAGAAGTAGTTGTTATTGATTTTACTTTAGCTCAAAGTGAAAGTTTGTTTTCTTcaatcaaaagtttcaaaactaGCTCAAATGGCTCCAAAAATTTGGTGGAGGGTGTTAATGGTGATGAAAAATGGTTGGAAAACATATATCGTGATTAAGGAAGAGTGGAGGCTTTGAAATTAGGGCAAAACTCCTTCATTTTAGGTTGGCAGCTATCGTCTTTTGAATAGGATACTTTTTTACAACTTTTCTCTCTCCTTTAAGGCTTATATTGCCTTTATTCATAAAACAATCATAGGTCCAATGGAATAAAATGATGAGACAAATGAAATAGTCCATTAATGTGTCAATGATGTGATTAGATGCCCCAAATTGTTTCATTAGAATTCTACTCCTGTCACTGTAAGTACCAGATTTGttcaaatataaatacatattattGATACTCTAATGACAAGAAAGTAAAAGAATAATGATCGACTGATCGGTTACTTTAAGTGTGTAGATTGTTTAAAGACATAGtaagagtatatatatatatatatatatattgttgacTATCTGACACGAGAAATATTAACAATTGTGACtgaatgataaatgtttatCTCTGGAGCATAGAAAATATATTGTCAActaatgaataaatgaatatgtttatgagtaaaaaaaactattaataacTTAGAAAAAAGTTATGTTGATCAAGCTCTATGAAGCTCTGGTCTAAAGACGTTAAATCACATATGCAATGTTAAAACAAATTGCTCTAGTCCATCTTCTGATGTTTAAACATCTAAAGTGATTATTAGAAGAATAAGAATTGATCAAAGTTTCTAAAGATAACTCAAGTGATCAAACCTCTTGTGAAAAGACAACGACCAAGATATCCATCTGGTCTACTAACACACAACATTAGAAGGCATA is part of the Cicer arietinum cultivar CDC Frontier isolate Library 1 unplaced genomic scaffold, Cicar.CDCFrontier_v2.0 Ca_scaffold_6351_v2.0, whole genome shotgun sequence genome and harbors:
- the LOC101491008 gene encoding uncharacterized protein, which codes for MDKSWIKQPHTSTEYDQGIKGFIIFAFRDELENGEIICPCKCCGFKKPQSRSIMYDHLKCKPFPKEYTIWIHHEESIGETSTIPPSNVSNIVQDTVVVDDHMQNMINDAFGVEDPTNEVPIESNAKIDQNEDMVPKASQQRYEETKEYYELSREGEQPLYEGCVKYSRLSFLVKLCHIKCLCGMTNKAMTMVLELLKDAFEIANIPNSFYEAKKTITKLGLNYEKIPVCPNNCMLYWGNKEDEERENCKICNTSKWKSKAKVGAIGVSGDGNNRKKIPAKVLRYFPLKPRLQILFLSSKSAEDMRWHAIDSKNDGMLRHPRVSDAWKHFDLTHTWFASDPRNMRLALASDGFNPFGMMSTNYSIWPVIIIPYNTPPWVCMKDTSFIMSMIIPGKKMPGNDIDVYLQPIVKELKELWETCVDTYDSLKKKKV